TCGCCGAGCCCCGCACGCTCACCGTGAACCTGCTCTCCTTCGGCTTCGCCTACGGGGTTCCCCCGGAGTCGGCGCTGGTCTTCGACGTCCGGTTCCTTCCCAATCCCCATTTCGTTCCCGAACTCAGGCCCCTCACGGGGGAGGACGACGCCGTCTTTGACTTCGTGTGCCGGTCCCCCGAAGGGTCCGACTTCATCGAGCGCCTGTGGTCCTTTCTCCAGTACCTCCTCCCCCAGTACCAGCGGGAGGGGAAGTCCTACCTCACGGTGGCCGTGGGATGCACCGGGGGACGCCACCGGTCCGTTGCCGTGGCCAGGCGCCTGTATGATATGCTCCGGGCCGAGGGGGGGCTCTCGGTGAACCTCCTCCACCGCGACCACAAGAGGTGACCATGCTAGGAATCCTCGTCGTCAGCCACGGCAACCTGGCCAAGGAATTCGTGGACGTGGCCTTTCGCATCCTGGGGGAGGAGGATCCCCTCGTCGTCCCGCTGTGCATCGAGTGGACCCTCGATTCGGCGGCCGCCAAGGAGCAGATCCGGAAAGGCCTCCGGAAGCTCCAGGAGTCGGCCGGGGCGGTCCTGGTCCTCACGGACCTCTTCGGGGGGACTCCCACAAACCTGGCCATGACTTTCTACGAGGCGGGCAAGGTGGAGATCCTTACCGGCATGAACCTCCCAATGCTCATCAAGGCCATCCTCCTGCGGAAGGGTGGGACGGCCCTGGGGGACGCCCTCCCCATCCTCAGGGAAAAAGGGCAGAGCGCCATGGTGTCCGTCAGCGAGGTCCTGAGCCCCGAGGAGGGGGCATGATCCGGAGGGAGATCCTGGTGAGCAACCGGCTGGGGCTCCACGCGCGGGCCGCCGCCAAGCTCGTCCAGCTCGCCAACCTGTTCCGGTCCCAGGTCTCGCTCTCCACCGCCCAGATGTCCGCCGACGCCAAGTCCATCCTGGGGGTCCTCACCCTCGCCGCGGGCAAGGATACGCCCGTCACCCTCGAAGTCCACGGGCCCGATGAGGAGGAGGCCATGGCGCGAATCGAGGGGCTGTTCCGAGACAAGTTCGGGGAGGAATGATGCGCCTCCACGGCACCGCCGTCTCTCCAGGCATCGCCATCGGCACCTCGCAGGTGGTGCTGGCGCACGAGATCCCCGTGGTCAAGGTCTCCCTCTCGGAGGAGGCCGTCCCGGGGGAGGTGGAGCGGATGACCGCGGCTCTCTCGGCCACCGTCTCCGAGATCGAGGCCCAGAAGGAGCAGGCCCGCCCCAGGTTGAGCGAAGAACTCCTGGCCATCTTCGACGCCCACGCCATCCTCCTCAAGGATCCTTCCCTCCTGCGCGGTGCATGCGACCGCATTCGCACCGAGCGGGTCAACGCCGAGTACGCCCTTCAGGAGACCATGCAGGTCCTGATCAAGGCCCTCCTGGCCTCGGACGACCCTTACTTCCAGGACCGCTCCGCCGACGTGGAGGACCTTCAGCGGCGCATCCTGATCCACCTGTCGGGGCCGTCGCGGGAGAGCGCCGCCTGGTCGGGGGACAACCTCGTCATCCTCGCGGACACGCTGACTCCCTCGGAGACAGGCACCCTCCACGAATCTCCCGTGGTGGGCTTCGCCACGGAGCGGGGCGCCCGCACGTCCCACACGGCCATCATCGCCCGCTCCCTCGAGATCCCCGCGGTGGTGGGGGTGAAGGGGCTCATGGACCTGGCCGATTCGAGGCGTCCGGTGATCGTGGACGGCCTCAACGGTGACGTGATCCTCGACCCCACGCCCGAAGAAACCGAGGAATACCGGTCCAGAGCGGAGGCCTTTTCACGGCACCGCGCCCGCATCCTGGCCAAGGCGCGGGAAGAGGCCCGAACCGTCGACGGCCACAGGATCCTGGTGACGGCCAACGTGGATCTCCTCGATGAGATCGAGACGGCGCTCTCGGTGGGGGCCAGCGGCGCGGGCCTTTACCGGAGCGAGTTCCTCTTCCTCACCTGCTCTCCGGCCCTCCCCACGGAGGAGCAGCACATGGAGACCTACCTCCGCCTGGCCGAGGGATTCTTCCCCCACAAGGTGGTGATCCGGACCCTGGACCTCGGCGGGGAAAAGTACTTCCATTCCGTGCTGGACCGGACCGAGCGCAATCCGGTTCTCGGAGTCCGGGCCATCCGCTTCTGCCTGAAGCATCCGGAGCTCTTCAAACCCCAGCTGAGGGCCATCCTGCGAGCCTCCCGGCGGAAAAACGTGGCCGTCCTCTTTCCCATGATCACCACCTTCGAGGAGTTTCAACAGGCGGCGGCCCTTCTGGAGGAGTGCAAGCGCGAACTGAGGGAGGCCGGAGACGAGTTTGACGAGGCCCTGCCCGTGGGGATCATGGTGGAGGTCCCCAGCGTGGCCCTCACGGCCGCCGCGTTCGCGCCCCATGTGGACTTTTTCTCCATCGGCACGAACGACCTGATCCAGTACCTCCTGGCCATCGACCGGAACAACGACGCCGTGGCCCACCTCTACGACCCCATGCATCCAGCGGTCCTGAAGTGCATCGCGAGCGTTTGCGACGCCGCGGCCTCCGCCGGAAAGCCCGTTTCCGTGTGCGGGGAGGCCGCCGCCGATCCCGCCATGGTCCCGCTCCTGGTCGGGCTCGGCGTGGAGGAGCTCTCCATGACCCCTTCCTCCATCCTGGAAGTGAAGGAGCGCGTCCGGGGCCTCTCGTATCGGACGTGCCACCGGATGGCTCGCAAGGCGCTTCGGGCCCGCACGGGAGCCGAAGTGGCCGGGTTGGCGGCGGAGTAACGACCCACCCGGGGAGGTCCCCCACGTCCCCCCGCGCCTTCGGGGGACCGGAAGGCAGGCGCCCGTGGATCCCAGCGACCGACCCAAGAATCAGAAGGCCTTCCTCCTCATCCTCGCGGGAGGCATCACCCTCCTCTTCCTCAAAATGATCCAGGGGTACCTCCTGACCCTTTTGGCCGCGGCCGTCTTCGCGGGCCTGTCGCATCCCGTCTACCTTCGCCTGTTGAAGGTGTTCCGCGGCAGGGCCGCGTGGGCCGCCGGCGCCACCGTCCTGCTGGATCTCCTCCTGGTGATCCTGCCTCTCCTCGCTTTCCTCGGCGTCCTCGCGGGCCAGGCGGTGGACGTGAGCCAGACCCTGGTCCCCTGGGTCCAGGAGCAAGCCCGGGGGGGCCACGCCTTCGAAGACCTCCTGGCGAGGATTCCGGGAGGGGACCGCCTGGCCCCCTACCAGGACCAGATCCTCGAAAAGTCCGGAGAAGTGGCCGCCCGCGCCGCGGAATTCGCCGCCGATGCACTGGCGGCGGGGGCTTTGGGCACAGCCCGGTTTCTCCTCCTTGTCTTCGTCATGCTGTACGCCATGCTGGCGTTCCTGACGTCGGGGCGCGCGATCCTGGACCGCGCCTACGCCGTGCTGCCCCTCGCGTCCCAGAACCACCGGCGCATGGAGGAGAGCTTCATCTCCATGGCCCGGGCGGTGGTCAAGGGAACCCTTGTCGTGGGGGCCGTGCAGGGGGCGCTCGTGGGCCTCGCCTTCGCCGTCGCCGGAATCCAGGGCCCCGTCTTCTGGGGCACGGCCGCCGCCGTGTGCTCGGTCATCCCCAGCGTGGGCACGGCCATCGTTTGGGTTCCAGGCGCGGCGTACCTGCTCCTCTCCGGGCACCCGGGCGCGGCGGTGGGCCTCACAATCTGGTGCGTCGCCGTCGTGGGCTCCGTGGACAACCTCCTCCGGCCGCGCCTTGTGGGGAAGGACACCCGCCTCCCCGACCTCCTGATCTTGTTGGGTACCCTCGGGGGGCTTTCCCTCTTCGGACCCATCGGGCTCGTCCTGGGCCCCATCGTGGCGGCCCTGCTGGTTACGGCGTGGGACCTGTACGGTGCGCAGTCCTTGCCGCGGGCGGAGGGCCCCCCGGGGGAGGCGGCAGGGGGCGGGGGCACGGTTTCGGGCGCCTAGGGAGTTGGTCTATCATTCAGTGAGCGCGCCCCCCGGGCCGGCGCTCCACCGCGAGATCGAGTTTCGGAGGGAAGGAGACCGTTCATGACCAACCACACCATCAACCCCGACACCAAGGCCCTGGAGGACGCCTTTTTCGCCCGCGAGAGCGAGCGGCTGCTCAGGGAGCTGCGCGCCAAGGCCGAACGGGAGCAAGAGCGCGCGGCACTGAAGGAGGCCATCCACGGGGCCGACGACGCCCTCCTCGACCACCTCCTGGATCTGGGGGTGAACTCCCGCACGGTGCTGGCCCTGGGGATCGTGCCCCTGGCCGCCGTGGCCTGGGCGGACGGAACCTTGGAGCCCAAGGAGCGGGAGGCCATCCTGCGCGCGGCCCGGGAGAGGGGCGTGATCCAGGGCGGATCGGGCCAGGAAATGCTGGAAGTCTGGCTCAAGGAGAAGCCGGGGCCGGTGCTGATGGAGGCGTGGAAGAGGTACGTGAGCAGCTTGTGGGCCCAGCTGGGCGAGGCGGAACGGCGAGAACTCGCCGGCGAGATCCTTGGAGGCGCGCGGGCCGTCGCGGAAGCCGCCGGCGGGTTTCTCGGCCTGGGCAAGAAGGTCTCCGAGGCCGAAGCCGCCGTACTGGACGACCTCGCCGGCGTCCTGAAGTAGGCCGCCGGTTCGCGTCCGTCACCCTGGAGCGCCGTGGCGGATCCGGGGCACGGTCTCTCCCAAGAGAAGGGCCAGGAGGCGGTCGGCGCCCAGCGCGATGCCGGCGCAGGGACCGAGCCGGTCCACCGCCTCCACGAACTGTCCGTCTTCGGGATGGGGGTCCTTTCCCGAAGCCCGCCGCTCCTCCTGATAGGCCGCGAAGCGTCGGCGCAGTTCGGCGCCGTCCGTCAGCTCCTCGTAGGCGTTGGCGATCTCCACGCCCCCCACGAACAGCTCGAAACGGCGGGAAAGCCCGGGGTCCGCCGCGTCCAACGAGGCCAGGGCCGCCTGAAAGGCCGGGTATCCCACGAGGGCCACGGGCCTGGCGTAGGCACGGAGAGCCGGCTCCACCTCGGCGATCATGAGGTAGGAAAAGCAGTCGTTGGCTGTCCAGTCATCGCCGACCGAAGCGCCCCGGGCCCGAGCCGCGTCCCGCCAGCCTTCGACCGACCCGATGCGCCGGAAATCCCCTCCGGCGTGCCGCTCGAAGGCCTCCCCCAGGGTCATGACCTCGATCCCGCCGCAGAGGTCCACGGGCGTTTCCCCGCTCCGGTGGATCTTCCCGCCGGGGAGGTCCCCGCCCAGGTGGCAAAGGAGCGCGGAGGCGTCCCGGATCAAATCGGGAAGCGTCCCACCCGCGCGGTACCACTCCAGCATCAGGAACTCGGGGCTGTGGGACCGGGAGGGCGTCTCGTCCCGGAAGGACGGGGCCAGGGAAAAACAGCGCCTGACGCCCGCGGCGAGCAGTTTCTTGAGATAAAACTCGGGGGAGGTGGGAAGAAACGCGGTTCGTCCCGTCTCCCACCCCCTCGCCACGAAGGGATCGAGGTGGGGCTCCATCCCCGCGGCCGGAACGAGCAGCGGCGCGTCCACCTCCAGGAAGCGCCGGCGGCGGAAGAAGGCTCGGATGCGGGCCAGAAACCGGTCCCGCGCCTCAAAGAGCGGGACCCGCGAGGCGAGGTCCGCGAGAAAGAAGGGCGTTGGCCGCATGGCGCCTCCGCCGTCATTGTGCCCGAGCCGAGCGCCCGTGGAAACCGGGAGACCCGTTGGAAGGCCTCTGCATCCCTCCTGCTATACTGCACCAGGAGGCGCTCGTCCGTGGAACGAAGCACTCGGGAGCCCGAGTCATGAGGCCGGTTCGGCGGGGTTTCTCCGCCGCCGTCGCGGGTCTCCTGGCCCTGTGTGCCTTGGCGGGCGCGGCCCCGCCGAAGGCCGTGCCCACGCAGCAGGGCCGCCGCGCCGTGGTGGAGGGCCCGGTTTTCCTCCGGGTCCCCCTGACGGCCCAAGGCGGGCTCAATGCCGCCACGGTCACCTTTACGGGATCTGCCGGGAACCTCGCCGCCGTGCAGAAATACAATCCGGTTCGGAAGGGCCGGAGGCTGCGGGAGGCCCGGATCCCCCTCTCCCTTCTCCGGCCCGCCTATGCCCGGGAGGCCCTGATTGGGCTGTTTCCCGACGACCGAAGGACGGCGGGTGGGTGGGAGCACGTCTGGGCCACGGGCCCGAAGGGGGCCCAGGAGACCTGGGCCGACCTGGCGCGCTGGTTCACCGAAGGAGCCAAAAACGCAGGGGCCATCGAGGCCGCGAACCGCGCGGCGGGACGCCGGCCCAGGAAGGGCGCCAAGGTCCTCATCCCGGACGGCCTACTCCTCCCGTCCATCCGCGCCCTGGACGCGCCGGCTCCACCGGCGGGCCCCGGCCTGCCGGGTTCGTCGGGCCCGGAATCCGCCACCCCTCCGGATGCCCCTTCGGAGGTCGCGCCTTCGCCCGGCCCGGAGGCAGCCGCATCGGGCCCGGAGGATCGGCCTGCCGCCGCTCCTGTGCCCACCCTCGAGTACGGATCGGACGGAGAGGGCCCCTACGCCCTCTACCGGCTCCAGGCGGGGGAGGCCCTGTACAGCGCCGTCGTGGTCCGGTTCACGGGCAACGTGAACGCCGAGGACGTGAATGCCCTGGCTCGCGAGGTGGCCCGAAGGTCCGGCATCGCGGACGTCACGAGCATTCCGGTGGGTTTCTCCGTCAAGATTCCCCTCGACGACCTCCTGCCCCAGTTCCTGCCCCCCGAGGACCCGCGCTTCCGTGCCTGGGCGGAGAACCAAGCCGAGTTGAAGGGCGTGACCAACACCTACAAGAGCGCCGTGCTGGACGGCGTCGTGGTGGTCCTCGACCCGGGCCACGGGGGGCTGGACCGTGGGGCCATGAAGCACGGGGTCTGGGAGGACTCGTACGTCTACGACATCTCCTGCCGCATCCGGGAGACCCTGGAGCGGCGCACCAAGGCGAGGGTCCTCATGACCCTCCTCGTTCCCGAACTGGGCCACCGGCCTCAGGACAAGACTCGCCTGAGCCCGAACACAACGGCGGTCATCCTGACCCACCCCTGGTTCAAGCAGACCTCCCGGGAGGAAACCAAAGTGGAGGTGAACCTCCGGTGGCACCTGGCCAACCAGTATTTCCTGCGGCTCCAGAAGGAGGGGGTAGACCCCCAGCGGATCGTCTTCACGTCGGTCCACGCCGATTCGCTCCACCCCTCCCTGCGCGGCAGCATGTTCTACATCCCCGGGGATTCGTACCGGTCCACCCGGTGGTGCTCCTCGGGGCCCGCTTACGAGAAGTTCGAGGAGTTCCGAGCCGGGCGGTGCTACGAGGCGACGAAGAAGGACCTCCGGCGGAGCGAAGGCCTCTCCCTCCAATTCAGCCGGCAACTCGAGGCGGCTTTTGCGGCCCGAGGGCTTCTCCTGCATCCCTTCAACCCCACCCGGGACCACGTCATCCGGGGAAAGCGCTCCTGGGTTCCCGCCGTGCTCCGGAACAACCTGGTCCCCTGCTCCGTCCTCATCGAGGTCTGCAACCTCGCCAACCCGAAGGACGCGGCCCTCATCGCCGATCCCGCCTTCCGCCAGCGCCTGGCCGAGGCTTACGTGGACGCCCTGATCCGGTATTATTCGTAAGTCCGGCCGGGGGATCCGCGGCCCGCCTCCCGGGGCTTTCGAATCCGCGCGCCCGCCTCTCGGTCCGACTTTCCCGGTCTCGCCCCACCCTTCCCCTGGCGGCGCGGCTTCCCTTCGTCCATAATGGTCCGGAAGGAGAGGCACCTTGGGCTTTCAGGCCATGGCCCGCATCTGGCGGGAGTACATGATGCGCCACAAGGGCACTTTTCTGGCCGGCGTGGCTGCCCTGGCCGTGGTGAGCGTGCTGTACGCCCTCGAGGTGTACATGGTGCGGTTCATCTTCGACGGCCTGCTCAATCCCAAGGGGGGCGCGCAGGCGACGGGCGACTTCTTCCGGTACCTCTCCTTCTTCGGGCTGAACCGCTTGTTCGACCTCGATTCCACGAGCCTTTTTGTGGCCATCCCTCTGTCCCTCGTGGCCATCTTCCTGGTGAAGGGGATCTTCGGCTACTTCGGGAAATACTGGTTGGACGGGGTGGGCCTTTCCACCATCACCGACCTGAGGGACGACCTGTACGCCCGCATCGTGCGTCAGGGCCAGGACTTCTTCGCCGACTACCCCACCGGAACCCTGATTTCGCGGCTGCTCTCGGACATCGAGCGGATCAAGACCAGCGTGAGCGAGAAGCTCACCGAACTCCTGAAGGACTCCTTCGCCCTGCTGGCCCTTGTCGTCAGTGCCTTCTGGCAGGATTGGCGGCTGACCCTGCTCTCCTTCGTCACGATCCCTCTGGTGGTCCTGCCCCTGGCCCGCTTCTCCCGCAAACTCAGGAGTTCGGCCCACAGGAGCCAGGAGGCCATGGCCCGCCTGGCGGATTTGATGAAGGAGACGGTCACGGGCGTCCGCGTGGTGCAGATGTTCCAGATGGAGGAATCGGAGACCGCCCGCTTCCGCAAGCACAACAAGGAAGTCCTGCGGGCCAACCTGAAGGCCACTCGGGTCATGGCCCTGACGACGCCCCTCATGGAGCTCATCGGGGGGGCGGCGGTGGCGGGGATCCTGTATTACGGGCACTTCCGCATCCTGAGCGGGCAGACGACCATGGGGGCCTTCAGCGCGTTCCTGGCGACGCTCTACGCCATGTACGTGCCGGTGAAGAAGCTCTCCCAGGCCAACAGCATCGTCCAGCAGGCCGTCTCGGCCGCCGAACGCTCCGTGGAGGTCCTGGACCGCCCCCTGCGCGTTCGGGAGTCGGTTGGCGCCCCCGACCTTCCCCCATTCAGCCGGGACATCCGCTTCGAGTCCGTTTCCTTCGCCTACGATGGCGACCGGCGGGTCCTCAGCGACCTGGATCTCGTGGTGCCCAAGGGGGAGGTGGTGGCCCTGGTCGGCCCCTCCGGCGCGGGGAAGACGACCCTCGTGAACCTCCTGCCCCGCCTCTTTGACGTCACCGCGGGCCGCATCACGGTGGACGGCGTGGACGTCCGGAACGTAACCCTGAGGAGCCTGCGGGCACAGATCGGCATGGTCACGCAGGAAACCGTCCTCTTCGACGATACGGTGGCCGCCAACATCGCCTACGGCCGGCCCGGGGCTTCCCGGGAGGAGGTGGAAGCGGCCGCCCGGCAGGCCCTGGCCCACGACTTCATCCTCGAGATGCCCCAGGGCTATGAGACCCGCATTGGAGAGGGGGGGTTCTCCCTTTCTGGAGGCCAGCGACAGCGCCTGGCCATCGCCCGGGCCCTCCTCAAAGACCCTCCCATCCTCATTCTGGACGAGGCCACGTCCAGCCTGGATTCAGAGAGCGAATACCTGGTCCAGGAGGCCCTCTTCAACCTCGTCCAAGGGCGGACCACCCTCGTCATCGCCCACCGTTTGGCGACCATCTTGAACGCCCACCGAATCGTGGTCCTCGACCAGGGGCGGGTGGCCGAGGAGGGAACGCACCAGGAGCTCCTGGGGCGCGGCGGACTCTACTCCCAGCTCTGCGCCCTGGAATTTCGCGCGGGAACGGCCCTTGAAAGCCCCGCCACCGGGTGATACGCTCGTCCCAGACTGGGGGGATAGGAGGCGCCTTGGAGGATCAGGGGAAGTCTAGGGTGAAGGTCCTGGACCGCAGGCACTTCACCGCGGAGGGTCAACGCCGCGAGGCGGACGTCCCGGAGAATCCCGAGGCGAAGGCCGCGGCCGCTCCCGCGCCGGAGCCCCCGCCCCCCCCATCCGCCCAGGAGGGTCCGGGACAGGAGGGCCCCTTCGCCGAGTTCCTTCTCAACCTCACTTCCTCGGCCTTCATGAGCCTGGGGCAGGTGCCCAACCCGCTCACGGGCCGGCCCGAGCTGGACATCCAGTCGGCCGCATCCATCATCGACATCCTCGAGATGCTGCAGACCAAGACCCGGGGGAACCTCTCGCTCACCGAAAAGGATCTGCTCGACCAATCCCTCTACCAGCTCAAGATGTTGTATGTTCAAACCCTGAAGAAGGCGGAAGGTGGAGGAAGGGAGCGGGGATCGTGAAGACGACGCCTTGGATCCGCGCACTGCTCACAGGCGCCCTCCTGGCTTCCTTGGGCGCCTGGGCGGCGCCCGAGCCGCGTCAGGACGGCCCGGTCCTGCGGTTGGACCCGGACCTCATCCGGCGGCAGGTCGCCACCTCCAGGGAAGAGGTGGTGGACGTCAACAACCAGACCACTCTGGCCAGCTATTTGAGAGCCTTCCGGGCGGCCGCCGATCTGAGCGACCAGGACCAGATCGCTTCCGAAATCGCGGACTATTGCGTGGAGCGCGGGCTTCGGCCTTCCCCCGACGTGGCGGAGGTCTTCCTCTCCATGGCTCTGGAGGCCAAGGAAAGCGGAAACCAGGAAGCCTATCGCCGCCTGGCCCGCTTCGCGGCGGGGTTCGCGCCGGATCACCCCGCCGCCCACCTGGCCCTGGCCGACGCCGCCCGGAGCCAGGAGGGGCTTTTCTCCGGGGAGTTCCTTTTCGAATCCCTGATGGCCATTACCTCGGCGGCCCGCAATCCCGAGACCCGGTGGGTCACCCTGGCCAATTTCACCATGTGGCTCCGATTCGCCTCCCTGGCCCTCCTCTCGGTCTTGACCCTGATCCAGCTTTCCAAGTACCAGGGGCTCCTCCGCCACGACGTTCGGGAGTGGCTGGGAGGGGGCGACTCCAAGTGGATCGAGGTGACGGGGCTGGTGGTCCTCTTTCTGCCCTCCCTCCTCTTCCTCTCCGGCTTCTGGTGGATCGTGTACTGGTCGGCCCTGGTTCTCTTGTACGCCCGTTGGTCCGAACGGGTGGTGGGAATCCTGGCCATGGCCCTGGTCGTGGCGGCGGGGGCCCTCCACCTCCACGCCCTCCAGCGGGTCTACCTCGGACAGTCTCCTCCCCACGTGAGCAACGTCCGTTGCTACGCCAACCGGATCCAGGTGGGCCTGGACGGCTACCTGGGCGAGCACATCGCCCCCACCGACCCGAAGAGCGGGACCTACGGCTACCTCCTGGCCTGCCGGTACATGCTCCACGGCAGCTACATGAAGGCGGAAAACCTCTTCCGAGGATTGCTCAACGAGAACCCCTCGGACGCCAGGATCTTCAACAACCTGGGTTGCCTCTACTACTATCAGAACCGCTACCAGGAGGCCATCCAGCAGTTCAGCCGGGCCCTGGAGAGCCGGCCGGACATGGCCGTGGCTTACCTGAACCGGGCCCTGTCCAAGAACAAGGTCTTCGATTTCTCGGGCGCGGAGGACGATCAGGCCCAGGCCCGCAAGTTGGATCCGGGGCTCTTCCGGACCGCGAATTTGAGCCAGTCCGACGAGTGGTCGCCGATCCCCGCCTGGATGCCCCTGGAAACCAGCCTCGATGCCGCGGCCCGCGCGGCGGCCGGACACCCCGACACCCCCTTCGCCAGCGGCAACCCCGGAGGAATCGCCCCCCTCCTCCTTCGCCCGGCCTTTTCTCCCTGGCTTGTCCTCTTGCCGGTTCTGTTCCTGTCCTTGGCGCTGTTCAAGAAGCGCGATTTCTTCGCCCGGGCGTGCTTCAAGTGCGGCCAACCCTTCTGTTCCCGCTGCAAGACCTCTCTGGAGTTCGAGTCGTTCTGTTCCCAGTGCGTCCATCTGTACATCAAGCAGGACGGGGTTTCTCCCGAAGCGAGGCTCAAGAAGAACTACGAGGTGGAGAACTACCAGAAGCACCAGCGGGTCAAGCGCGTGGTCCTCGCCCTCGTGGCGCCGGGAACGGCCCACTTCACGGAGGGGAGGCCTTTTTCCTCATCCATCCTTCTCTTCCTGTGGTTCGGCGCTCTTTCGAGCTTCTTCCTGAAGGGCTTCCTGATTCCTCTCGCCTTTCCCGTTCCCGTGTCCACGGCCCCCTTCCGCTCCCTCCTGTTCCTCTTCGCCGGCGCCTTGCTCCTGATCCTCTGGGGTCTTTTCGGCATCCCGTCGGCTCTTCGCGCCCCCGCCCCCCCGCAGGGCTGGGCCCGCACGAGAGAGTAGCCATGGCCCTAGCCGGAACGTTGAGGGATTTCAGCCTCGCCGACATCTTCCAGCTCATCGCCCTTCAGAAGAAGACGGGATACCTCACGCTCAAGAGCGAGGCGGACGTGGTGACCGTCACCTTCTTCGAGGGGAGCGTCGTGGGCGCCGAGTCCCTCAACAAGCGCATCGAGGATCGGCTCGGCCACGTCCTGGTCAAGACGGGGCGCATCTCCAAGGAAGAACTGGCCAAGGCCCTGGAGATTCAGAGGCAGACCCTCCAGCGCCTCGGGTACATCCTCGTGAGCGAGAACTTCATCGACGCCGAGAGCCTGAGATCGGCCCTCGCCACGCAGATGCAGCAGACCGTTTACCGGCTCTTCCGTTGGAGGGACGGGGATTACAACTTCGAGGCCCGGGACGCCGTGGAGTACGACCGGGGCAACGTGGTCCCCATGTCCGCCGAGAGCATCCTCATGGAAGGCATCCGGATGCTCGACGAGTGGCCCCTCATCGAGAAGAAGATCCCCTCTTTCGACAAGATCTTCGTCAAGATCCCGTTGCCCACCCCCCCCGTCCTGGAGACCCGCGCCGAGATCCCCTCCATGGACGACGTCTTCGGGGAGGCCACGGGAGCCGGAAAGCCCCTACAGGACGACCACGTGGTGCGCCTCTCCCAGGAAGAGATGGCGGTCTACCAGCACGTGAACGGCGTTTTCACGGTTCAGGAGATCATCGACCGCAGCGGCCTGAACGAGTTCGAAGCCTGCAAGGCCCTTTTCGAACTCTTCAACCGCCAGCTCATCGGACCGGTTCTTCCCGTGGAGCCCGAGGCCCCGCCCGAGGAGAAGCGGTTCGCCTTCCCGGCGGCGGCCCTCGAAACCCTGTTGATCCCCCTCTTCTGGGGCTGGATCGCCGTGTCCGTGGTCCTCTTTCCCTTTCATCCCCTCAGCCACCTTCCGTGGACCGACGGGCCCGCCAAGCGCGACCGAATGACGCTCCTGACGCGCACGACGCTCCAGCGCGTGGCGTCGGCCATCGACCTCTACCAGTTGCAGACGGGAAAGATCCCGCCGTCCCTGGAGGTCCTCGCCCGGGACGGTTACCTGCCCATGCGGAGCCTGGCCGACGCCTACGGACAGCCCCTCA
The sequence above is a segment of the Acidobacteriota bacterium genome. Coding sequences within it:
- a CDS encoding AI-2E family transporter, which translates into the protein MDPSDRPKNQKAFLLILAGGITLLFLKMIQGYLLTLLAAAVFAGLSHPVYLRLLKVFRGRAAWAAGATVLLDLLLVILPLLAFLGVLAGQAVDVSQTLVPWVQEQARGGHAFEDLLARIPGGDRLAPYQDQILEKSGEVAARAAEFAADALAAGALGTARFLLLVFVMLYAMLAFLTSGRAILDRAYAVLPLASQNHRRMEESFISMARAVVKGTLVVGAVQGALVGLAFAVAGIQGPVFWGTAAAVCSVIPSVGTAIVWVPGAAYLLLSGHPGAAVGLTIWCVAVVGSVDNLLRPRLVGKDTRLPDLLILLGTLGGLSLFGPIGLVLGPIVAALLVTAWDLYGAQSLPRAEGPPGEAAGGGGTVSGA
- a CDS encoding amino acid--tRNA ligase-related protein; the encoded protein is MRPTPFFLADLASRVPLFEARDRFLARIRAFFRRRRFLEVDAPLLVPAAGMEPHLDPFVARGWETGRTAFLPTSPEFYLKKLLAAGVRRCFSLAPSFRDETPSRSHSPEFLMLEWYRAGGTLPDLIRDASALLCHLGGDLPGGKIHRSGETPVDLCGGIEVMTLGEAFERHAGGDFRRIGSVEGWRDAARARGASVGDDWTANDCFSYLMIAEVEPALRAYARPVALVGYPAFQAALASLDAADPGLSRRFELFVGGVEIANAYEELTDGAELRRRFAAYQEERRASGKDPHPEDGQFVEAVDRLGPCAGIALGADRLLALLLGETVPRIRHGAPG
- the ptsP gene encoding phosphoenolpyruvate--protein phosphotransferase; this translates as MMRLHGTAVSPGIAIGTSQVVLAHEIPVVKVSLSEEAVPGEVERMTAALSATVSEIEAQKEQARPRLSEELLAIFDAHAILLKDPSLLRGACDRIRTERVNAEYALQETMQVLIKALLASDDPYFQDRSADVEDLQRRILIHLSGPSRESAAWSGDNLVILADTLTPSETGTLHESPVVGFATERGARTSHTAIIARSLEIPAVVGVKGLMDLADSRRPVIVDGLNGDVILDPTPEETEEYRSRAEAFSRHRARILAKAREEARTVDGHRILVTANVDLLDEIETALSVGASGAGLYRSEFLFLTCSPALPTEEQHMETYLRLAEGFFPHKVVIRTLDLGGEKYFHSVLDRTERNPVLGVRAIRFCLKHPELFKPQLRAILRASRRKNVAVLFPMITTFEEFQQAAALLEECKRELREAGDEFDEALPVGIMVEVPSVALTAAAFAPHVDFFSIGTNDLIQYLLAIDRNNDAVAHLYDPMHPAVLKCIASVCDAAASAGKPVSVCGEAAADPAMVPLLVGLGVEELSMTPSSILEVKERVRGLSYRTCHRMARKALRARTGAEVAGLAAE
- a CDS encoding HPr family phosphocarrier protein translates to MIRREILVSNRLGLHARAAAKLVQLANLFRSQVSLSTAQMSADAKSILGVLTLAAGKDTPVTLEVHGPDEEEAMARIEGLFRDKFGEE
- a CDS encoding N-acetylmuramoyl-L-alanine amidase, which produces MRPVRRGFSAAVAGLLALCALAGAAPPKAVPTQQGRRAVVEGPVFLRVPLTAQGGLNAATVTFTGSAGNLAAVQKYNPVRKGRRLREARIPLSLLRPAYAREALIGLFPDDRRTAGGWEHVWATGPKGAQETWADLARWFTEGAKNAGAIEAANRAAGRRPRKGAKVLIPDGLLLPSIRALDAPAPPAGPGLPGSSGPESATPPDAPSEVAPSPGPEAAASGPEDRPAAAPVPTLEYGSDGEGPYALYRLQAGEALYSAVVVRFTGNVNAEDVNALAREVARRSGIADVTSIPVGFSVKIPLDDLLPQFLPPEDPRFRAWAENQAELKGVTNTYKSAVLDGVVVVLDPGHGGLDRGAMKHGVWEDSYVYDISCRIRETLERRTKARVLMTLLVPELGHRPQDKTRLSPNTTAVILTHPWFKQTSREETKVEVNLRWHLANQYFLRLQKEGVDPQRIVFTSVHADSLHPSLRGSMFYIPGDSYRSTRWCSSGPAYEKFEEFRAGRCYEATKKDLRRSEGLSLQFSRQLEAAFAARGLLLHPFNPTRDHVIRGKRSWVPAVLRNNLVPCSVLIEVCNLANPKDAALIADPAFRQRLAEAYVDALIRYYS